In Hemibagrus wyckioides isolate EC202008001 linkage group LG16, SWU_Hwy_1.0, whole genome shotgun sequence, the sequence TACTTTTGGATTTGGTGCATTTATTTTACCCTCAGGTCAAAGTAAAACAAATATCCAAAAATGTCTTTgcaatattataattttaattagaTAAATATAATGAGAAGTATCCAGAACAATCCAGGGCAATCAGTAACAGATGTAGGAATCAGGTGAGTGGGATAAAATATCAGGACAGGTTTGAGTGTGGAATTCTGGTGGTTCCTGAAAGGTGATGGGGAAAAAAGAACATTACATTAAGTTTTatgttcttttcatttcttattgGGTAAATCCACCACAAATCACAGGATTTTAAATAGTTTCTCAAGTGCCAATGCCAATTTGCATTTGAAGTTAAGCAATCAACTGTGATTGAAGTGTAGACTTTGAGCTTTAATTAAAGGTTTTTAACAACTATATTGCAATAATCATTTAGTAACCACAGTCATCTTTTACACATTCCCTCCAATTTTACAggcacaaaataacaaaataacaaagtaTTTGCTACGATTTGCAAGTTGTGATGCAAATCCATTGTAGTCAGTGACTATTTTGTTATACACCTGTTTTTATGCAAGACAACATTTTAGCAGTGGCTTTTACAGACCCACTTTTTAAAAGCCAGAAAATTTAATATCTCTGAAACTATTTCAGAAATAAGCCTGAGATTTTTGAAATTATTTGTGAATAGTGATATTATTTGTGTGAAGCAAATTTGAGATTGTTAATCAGGAGGCCCTCAGTGATTTCATGTAAATTAACTAGGCATAAATGGATTAGAAATTTTTACAGAAAATCACATTACCTGTTTAGTGCGTGGTTCAACATTGTCTTCCATTTGCATCATTTTCTGTTCTTATTATCAattctttttagatttttattctaATACTGTATAACTAAGACTTCTCCACTATTTGTTTGCATGTTAATTTACAATATCCTCATATTTCCTCAGTTGCATCAAGCTGTATGATCAATTACTCTGACCCCGAGGGCTACATTGATTCGTCAGATGATTTGCCGATTCCAGATGGCGCTTTCCTGCAGTGCACTTACACAGTGACTGTGTATACAGGTTATGGGGTGGAACTGCAGGCATGCTTCAAAAAATCTCCTGGTCTactttattattgttaattattatttgtattgtttGCTTCCATCTAGAgatattttcctttaaaacaCTAATTCTAATGTATACTGAAAACTAGCTTGTCATGAGCATTGCTCTTTCAGGTTTACTAAAGAAACATCTTTAGTAGAAAGGTCTGATTTCATTGTTGTTGaatcatttaaatgtgtttaaccAAATTTTATATCCAGTTACAAGTTGCGATTTTATATCCAGTTACAAGATAACTATTTCTGAAATTTGAAGATGTTTTCTACTGTAGAATATATAGAATAAGCTTTGAAACATGGATGTTTCTTGACTGTGAGGCTAAAGTAATGAAATTTGGTAGACTATGACTTCAAGTGGTCAATCTTGGTAATGCAGGCTTCTAATTACTGTTCATGTATGCATTCTGCATTTCCTCAAGAATCGCTGCCACACAAACAGATGTTAATGATATCTGCCCATATCATCTGCGAAATAGCTATAATCCCATGTCATCAAATGATCTCTCTGTGCCAGTCCCTCAAACCACAACATAATCTTCAATTACACTTTAATCCTCTGGGGTTTGTATGCATGTTTGTTAGCCTCCTACATTTGACATGTaaatatcagtctgtgtgttgtgtgcataCATAAGATTGGATTGCTAGAACACAACCCTGGCAACTAGATAATACTCACTCACAGAGGGAAGATTTTTACTGAGAATTGAGAGTAATGACCTTTTGTTTCACTCTACATGTGGGTATTTACTAACtttttatagaatttattaAACCATTGAAGTTTGTGAAGTTAAAAGTTAAGAATAATTATTCCCAAATTACAAAGAATTATTAACTGTTGAATGTGCAATTAATACAGAACACTACAGAATAATTATTTCTGTCATCATAGGTCAAAAGTGTTAACCTATCAGATGGTGAGCAGCTATCAATCAGAGGGGTAGATAAGGATGGCACTTTGCTGGTACTCGCCAATCAGACGCTGCTGGTGGAGGGTCAAGTGATCCGCAGCCCAACCAATACTATGTCTGTATTTTACCGCTCTTTACCTGAGGGGAGCATGGGCACGTTCCAGCTTCATTACCAATGTGAGTAAAATTTAATGTCATTACCTTCTCATGCCTTCCCAATTAGCAATTTATccattctctctcactgtgtgacAATTAGTTTTAATCCTAATTTTAATCTTACCAATGAAACTTTTTAATCAAAACTTCGTCATACTCACTTAAGATGTGTTGAAATGCTAGAACGTGCATATGATAGATATGAACACTGATACAAAAGCATACCACTATATATCTGAACTTCCTCTCAACTTTTATGTTATAACATTAAAATGGTAATATGAGGTTTAGTGTCctttttacaaaataaacaatattcaAATCTTTCTTGGGTAGTGTTCCATCTAAGCTGCCCTTTGCCACGACGGCCGCACTTTGGGGAGGTATCCGTTTTGGATTTGCGCCCAGGAGGTACAGCACATTTCTCCTGTCACATGGGTTACCATCTGCAGGGTGCAACAATACTGACCTGCCTCAATGCCTCTCTGCCTGCCTGGAACCAGCATGAACCCAGCTGTAAAGGTGAGAAAGAGTGCAAAAACCATACAAAGGTAGAAAAAAACTTAAtaataagtttttttatttgtctaagGGGGGAACAttattactactgctaccacTCATAAACctctactactagtactactactaccaccaccactactactactactactaatagtaataataataatttttatccCTAatcagcaagccagaggtgacaggaAAAGGAAActctccctgagatgatgtgtggaaaaataattgaaattgaaattgcaATTGAATTCCTAAGGCTATCCAAAGAACTTACACAGTTACCTTTAAGGTTTCTATATGGTATCATCCACAGTAATCTCATGGTGATCCTGAGGCTGTCCATATGGTGCTATCCAAATGGAGCACCCAAATGTCCCAATTTACCTTACCATTTTATGCCAGTGATCCCTCCATATCTGTGCATTTTTGACATTAGATCATCCAGTGCTTTATAGATCaatagtagtattttataattaattcaGAATGCACAAGCCAGTGCAGTATGGATGGGATTGCAGTGATGTGGTCATATATTCAGGTTCTAGGAACTATTCTGTCTGCTGCATTCTGGAGTGAATGGAGATCTTATCTTTcatatcttagcaatatttgaaatgaaaaatggtATTAATCATAGTAAGAATATTTACAtgaacttcaaatgaaagaaTGGAGTCAATAATCAAAGAATCAatctattaaatataaaatattcaagGTTATGCACTGTTTCTGGGTCTTTATGTCTGGGTACATAAAGAAAGTACGTAAAGTACGTAACCAAATACTATGAAATCCTTTAAagtcaaaaaagaaagagaggccAATTTCCTTATCACTAAACTTCTAGAGCATCTGGATGTGTACTTCTAATGCTGCCCTCTTCTCCATCAGATAGCTAGATAGCAGATagaacatataaatataatatacacttTCCACAAATAAAACTGCTAATTACAGAGGATGATTGACAAAATGCTGAATACCTTTTTTCAGGGCTTTGTGGATTTTAGGAAAATCTGACATGGATGGCCTCCACTTTGCTGCcttagataaaaaaacaaaagctttcTTCAAggaaatataagaaaaatataacAGCCCAAAATTattgatttaaaacaaaaaggtaAAAAGTATAGAATAATTgcacatgcagatacaggtgaGAAACTCccagcaaataaaacaaaaacaggaactaTGTCACAGGAACTACATGTGATGTAAATAGTAATGGTAATACAGACCCAACACAGATacaaagaaacagagacatAATAACTACATTTGAAGTGCATTTTAATGTCAGTTTTGACAGATTTGAGACATttcaaagtaaataaatatcgTCCTGTCCAGCCCTCTGTGGAGGTACAGTAAAAAACGCCACCGTGGGCAGAGTGCTATCACCATCACCTCGTGTGAGTTCAAACAACACCCTTGACCGCAGCTGCTCCTGGTCCCTAGAGGCTCCCAGTGGTCAGCGACTCCATCTCCATTTGGAGAGGATGATCCTAGGACCAACAGACCGGTGAGTGAGCGGGTCTATGTTTCTGTTTATGTATATTTGccatatataatatttacattaccTCTAAATTTCTCTAgtaattatttttgtctttgtgttgttgtgctgtgttgctgcatcagatttaaatatATGAAAGCAGGATGAGAGTGGGAGTTTTCTCCTATTCACCAATGCAAAAGGTCTCCAACTCCCAAATTAGTTGTAGAATGTTGGTGGAACCCTAGAAACAGAACCAATTGTACTCAACAATTTGCTTATATTTGCTTATATTTGGTCCTATCCCTTTTGTCCCTGATGGAAACAAGATTTCCAGTTCCTCCTGCTGAAAAGCAACCCCAGAGCATGATGCTTCCACCAGGAATTAAGTTACTGTACCCGGGCAGTGGGCTATATCTGGACAGTGAAGTTAAAACAGACATAACttgtttaatatatttagtTTAAATGCTCAAGAAAGAAATGggttaataattataaattaagcAAGTTTCTTCTTTTAGATTTCCcttttattaataatgtttaatttgatttcatttaatttattagtttatttaattttaattctgtaGAGCGTTAGCTCGAAAGGAACAAAAAATATGTTGcaacaaaacaagaaataatCACTAAAGTGAACACTTTCTGGAGGCactgtactgtatgtttttGAATCTTACCCCTCATTTTTACTTCAGGCTTGTTTTGTGGAGTGGTCTGGATGCAGGCTCTGTAGTTCTGTTTGACTCTGATCGAGGGGTTCCTCTCCCATTTGAGGGAGTCATCAGTGAGGGCCCAGCAGTCAGAATCCAATTTATAACAGACAAGCCGAACAGCCAGAACACTGGTTTCAGTATCCATTATGAGGGTTAGTTATCTTTATGCATGcatataaaatatcaattattatTCAGCCCTGGTAACTGGACTACAAAGTGTTACAAAGTTTTGTTATTTAGAAAGataatattttcattattatttaaaaaaatattttctataaattTTCTGTTTGCAGAATTACACATAAACCCTTCACAATGCCATTCACACCATGCTTTTGTAATTCTATCCAAGCAGCTTTTGAGAAGGGCCACTGCTATGAGCCATACATCCAGAATGGAAACTTTAGCACCACAGATCCAACCTATGGTGTGGGAGCCATAGTACAGTTTTCCTGTGAACCTGGCCATTCTCTGGAGCAAGGCCCTCCTGTCATTGAGTGCATAAACACACGAGACCCCTACTGGAATGACACAGAGCCTCTGTGTAAAGGTATAAGTATGCAAAAAGAACATattgaataaaacaataaaattgacTGATTCCTTGTATATCATTTGCTTTCTAGGATTCAGCAGTCTGTTTCCAAACATTTGGGCACATTATCTTCTTAAGGAAATTTGCACATGCACTCAGATCTTTAGCTTTGCATTATGTGGTTTAATTCTTGCCTTGTACACATCTGGTCTTTTTTAAACTacctgtgtaactgtgtgactATGCAATGTTTAGCATCAGCAGTGTTCATAAGTGTATTTAATTTAGCCTTTACCATGAATTTCACATGTACTACTTCAGGCTCCAAACGGATGGCTAAAATTAGAAGAAAAAGTAGATGAGCTCTGAATGGGCTGTTCTGCACAGCCTCTTCACCAGGGAACTTTTAATGTAAAGAATGAAAGTGTTGAAGTTTTTAAACTGTCAACTGATGTGCATCCTTTAACTAACTAAGCCTGGGGTAAATATCTGCTCTTGATGCTTTCAGTCTACAGGCTACACTGGAGAAAGCACTATGTGCAAGCTATATCTAAGCACAGGTGAAGTTCTACAACACTGACTTGAGCAGGGAACATGCAGGCAGTACTAAtaattattcaatttatttaacaaCGGACATTGTCTCTAAgcactattttatccttattttatccctaattatACTGCTTGTATTGGAGCAGTCTCTTCAGTCCATGATTATCAACCTCTGGGACAATAGTATGGCCATCAAGAGATGCCAAGTACCCCCAGACCCGAACTGCCCTTTTTCATGgaatgacatttttttatgaTTCCAGTTACATACTGAGTAATTGGCATAAACTGGAGCAATGCACATTTTAATGGCCATTATTCCAGAacacagattttttaaattatttatttattaaattaattaattaattaatttattcattcattcatttattgagTTGCTTTTCAAGGACTGGCATTCCACATTGGTATACTATACTCGAGTGCTGAAGTTACACTTTGGCCTCTGATGGTCAGTGGCATAAACATTCTGCCATTTGCTATATGTTTGGTAAAGGCAAGGCCAGATCTATTGTTTTTGCTATCCATGTTACAGGTTTAACATCGAAAGATGAATATTAGACaaaagatcagaatttcagctttcctgatatttatatctatctctcactctctctctctctctctctctctctctctctctgtgtgtatatatatatatatatatatatatatatatatatgaggcACCATTTGTTTCGAAGCTACTGATTTTTATGCTAAAAAATATGGGAACAAATTTGAATAAAGTTAACTAGTGGAGTAAATTGGAATAAAGTTATAAAGTTAACTAGTGTTTTgaatgcttgtccatttttatatttagacaTGTCTTTTGTTTAAAGCTTTATCATATTTCATTTGAAAGCAAACAATACTGCaacaatttctgaaatatttttgctTGGTAGTTACCTCTGAATATACcacaaaatgtatatatttgaaAAGATATAACTATAGTTGCTTCTTAAAAAGTGAAAACACAGCTGCTTGTTTGGCCTTCATTTTTAGTGGCATCAGTTACCACCTACAAAGACACTGACTGAATTTCCAGAGAACCAGCAAGACCAGAGAAAAATCAAACAGTATAATGAGTTATTAATTGGTGTGTTATATGTGCAGCTTTATGTGGGGGAGATCTGTCTGGACCCAGCGGCTTAATCTTATCCCCAAACTGGCCTGACTGGTACGGTGAAGGTGAGGACTGCAGCTGGAGGATTCATGTCGGTGAGGAAAAGCGTATCCTGCTGGATGTGCAGCTGTAGGTTCATTTACCATCACTttaaaacattaacattaatacacatacatgttttgaaaaaaaaattatcctgTACAGTTCCTTGTGTAGTTAATAGCTTTAGCTCTCTAAATACAACCAGTCTACCTTAAAAAGCCTATCTCTCTCCAGTCTGAACCTTAGTAACAGTGATATGCTGACCATTCTGGATGGTGATGAGGTCAACGCACATATCTTGGGCCAATATGTGGGAGGAAACAGTCCATTCAAGCTTACCTCCTCTACTCCTGATCTTACCATAACCTTTCATTCTGATCCAGCTGGCCTGGTCTTCGGCAAGGGGGAGGGTTTCATCATCAATTATATGGGTAAGAGGTCAAATATTAATTATTCCCATCCCTGGGCCCTGTGTTGAATTTTGTTGCCTCTTTTGATCTTGTTGATACATTAAACAGTTAATTAGGCCGTTCCAGGCCACTAACACCCACCTCATCCAGACCCTGCAAGGCCATCCTCCTAGTCATGTGGAACCTGCCCGGAAAAAATCAATGGATCAGCAGATTGCTGCCAAGTGCAGCATTTTTTTCACTTATCAGCCAGGTATGCAGCTCCTTCATGCATGGGGAAGGGACATTTCTGTGCAGCTTCTGCAGCTATATCAGGGCAGCTGACTACATAGTCAAGTTCATGATGCTGGTGGCCCAGAGGAGCTGGAACACTGCATTACTTGCTGTGTTTTGGGAGGGACTACACCCAGCTCTTCAGGTGGAAATGGCGTGTAAGGATGAGGATATTCCCCTGTCCCAGTACATCACTGTATTCATTTGCCTGGATAACCTCCTGTGTAATTAACACCCGGACATCTGAACCTGACCAAGCTCCAGGTACGGAGAAGAACACTTCCAAGTCACAGCTGGGGCACCCGAACCCATTCAGCTGTCCTGGCTGGACAAAGAAATCACCTGCTGGTCCCCATTCTACCTCAGTCACTATTTTCAACTCCATGTCACATGCCCCTGTCTCACCCCCACCATGGAAATTCCAGAGTCCTGCGGCACCATTAGCATTTTCAGAAAGGTGTGAAAGGTGTGACTGAGCTGCCCCCACATCGGCCCTGGGATTGTGCCATCAAACTGCTACTGAACACTGCACTTTCCAGGAGCAGGGTCTAACCCCTTTCAATTCTTGCATGGTTTTCCTTCATGGGAAAAAAAGGACAGCAGACTGAGACCATGCATAGACTATCCATCATAGTCTGCTATCCATACCCACTGGTCTCTGTGGTGCCACTGGTCCCTCTAGCCCTGGAACAGCATTGGGAGGCACGCATCTTTACGAAGCTGGACTTAAGGAGTGCATACAACCTCATCCAGATAAGGCAGGGGATAAGTGCTTTCCAGACCAACAGGGGGCACTAAAAATAAGTGGTAATGCTGTATGGCTTGACCAAAGCATCTGTGTGTTCCAGGCTTTCGTCAATTAAATGTTCATCTACATTGTATCATCTGTGTCATCTACACTGACAATATTGTAATCTACTCAATGGCCAAGGAGCTGGTCATGTGTTCACTGTGCTTCAAGTTTGTTGCAGCACCAGCTGTACATCAAGGGAGAAAAGTGCAAATTCCCACCAAGACACCATAACCTTCTAGGGTATGTGATATGTCAGCAGGGGGTAGAAATGATCATGATCAAAGAGATCCAATGGTTCCTGGTCTTCGCCAATTTTTACTGACATTATATTCAGAACTAGAGCTCTGTGGCCCCCCTCACTACACTTAACTACACCTACGACTCTAGCATAGCTCATGTCACCCATCCTGACCCCAGCATGACATTCGTGGTGGAAGTCCATGCATCCAGACaagctctttctttctgttccttCTTTTCTTGGAAGCTGATGCTTGCAGAGGCCAACTATAACGTGGGAAACTGAGAGCAATTAACCATTAACAAAGTGCTAGAGTAGTGGTGGCAATGGCTGGAGGGGGCAAGGTATCGTTTCAAGTGGTAACTGATCACAAGAACTTGGAAAACAAGAACGCTAAGCAGCTCAACCCCTGACAAGCCAGATGGGTGCTGTTTTTCAATTTAACTTTACAGTAACATACAGACCATGTACCAAGAATAGTAAGGCCTACAACCTCTCCCGCCGTCACGACCCTATGAACAAACCCCTAGTCCCCGAATCCATATTACCCCCCTCCATCATCATAGCACCCGTATGATTCAGCCGAAGATGATTTGATTTGATGTAGGCAAACGGTTATGGTAAGGCGCCCACATACACCTCCAAAGGGGCATTCGGCACCAATGTCTGCAGGCTGACTAGCAACGATGCCTCACCTTCCATTTCTCATGCTCAAGCTACCTTGCTGCAAACTCATTTGGCCCTCCAAGATACTATAACAGATTTATCCAGTTACGTACGGACTTAAACTCCCTCCCACCTACTGTATCTCCCCATCCTTCCATGTGTCACTCCTAAAATTTGCACACAAAGCCCCCAATGCAGAAGACGTTGATAATGACCCCCAACTGCACTCGGAAATCATGCTGGCCTATCTGGTTCACACTATTCTGAAATCCACAgaacacacccaaacagaccTGCACCAAGACTCTAAGGACACCTTTGTAGGAGAACACCAGGAGGTGTTCGTTGTGAGGGGTGTTTTCCCCCCAatccaccagagggagcccctGCCCGAATACTGAACTGGTTGCGGTCAAGGTTACTTCCGGGTTTTTACGGACTTCAAATCACTCAAAAATCActcaaaaaaatttttttaagcCACATGTACGCATAACTTTGTGCAAAGTATTGTTAGTTTATgtcagtggcgggccgtgcatttcacacctaggccttcactggtgtccttcctgaattaatccacctctataacatcattatgatgccatggcaatagatactattcaaccattaaataacaaagtaaaaaagaaattaggctacagtatttcacacctcacaaggaatagtgaattttattacggttatgGTTacggacgcagcatccgaaatgagacgcagcaaatatagaaacactgtataatctatagtgtatagtgcgttgtgtcacaggctcttgtagcgaacatgaataaaattacattacatatagcaaaaaaaacaaatgaacacaattcagtctcacaagtttcctttcactgcagaaaaaaaaaaacacagtccaccccggggatctggaatgaaggcaaactgtttgttttgtgcaaaagaaaaccccaaagcataaatggttcttgaaaaagcttaccaactattcTGAAGAATCAAAATGATTTTCTTaaaaagtccgccttgaaaatgcatttgtaaggatgtccgcaaccaaatcaatttcttctcctctgtcagccattgtgagttaaaatatatatattttatttagtttgtgcagttcgctgcctctgactactccaattatccaatcaaaagacgtGAAATTGCTggcgtaatcgtatgcctgctagatggccctagtgatgccaactcgaaatctgattggttaatggaacagtttcattgccacttattttaagctccgggcgcctgcactattaattctgaaggccttaaggccgggcaacacatgatgtcagccactagctgaaatatgattggataaatactcttatcataaatatacactactggaagcagcgcaaccaggagaaaagctatgaaatgtagagaatagactattgggaataatttaatacatattcatagaaaaatatattaaaattaaattaaaagtcagtgattcagatcactgctgtttaggccagcagagaaggccttgctggccctgacggtccgccactggtTTATGTACATATCAAGCCTTTCATTGTTACATTGTGCCTGTTTTCCCATTTTTTCATTCTGTCTTTCTGGTTTTCTGCATATTTGGACTGTGATTTGAATTTGTTTGCCAACCCACTCTAACTGGTTTTTGAGTGGCAAACTGCTTGGCTTTCCCAGTGAGTAGAGCTTGGATGCTCAccctttgactttgactttgaggTTTGATCAAGATTTGCATCTTTTTTGGTATAGCTCATCACACTTATAATCACCATGGCCCCAACAGAAAACACTGTGACTTTGCAAAATTGTCATTGATGGGCACATTCCCTCTATCTGATCAACCTTTTGTTGCAGACTGATGAGATCATGTGTTCAAAGTAGCAGAGTCAATTCTGCCAACTTATGTCAAGTGAAATATGCTTCATCAAACATTGACCAGTTGCTTAATGTCCCATGGTTTTCATTTTGTGTCTGAGACTTGGCACAGTCACAAAAAGACGTGGCGTTATGTGTTCTAAACCTCTTCTTGAGCTTTCTTCTAGTGACTGTAGGTTTTTGAGTACTCCCTGGACAGCAGGTTGCAACCTTTATTTTTCTGTCAGATGTTGTATGTAGCTCAATAAGAATTTTGATTCATTGCAATATTaatgtgttaatttgttttccATCCAAATTCAATCCAATTTTTCTCCTACACATGAGCTTGGAGATATACTTGACACCTGTTTTATCACTTGGATTTTCTGGATTTTCTGTAAACAGCATATAGCTGAGTTTTTGATAATAAATCAATCTTGTTTGGAGTTAATGTATCACATCTACCTTTTAAACCCTGTCTGCATAGAGACTACCACATGTTGTATTAGGCCATATCCTTCTTAATCTCTCAGCACATATGACATGATTGCCTTACTATATAAAATCAGAAGACCTAAAGTTTCTGACTGGTgccaaaaagagagaaagcatcTCTTCTGTCCTGTCCTTTGTATGCAagttttaaaacagaaaatcatATCTCTAACTTCCTCTGTTCCCTTTTTACCTGCAGAGCTTTAAAATATTCTTCTGAGTGATGTTAAAAGGCCTTTTTGGTTGTAGCTCCTAGATTAtggaattttaaaataaatccatcTGATCCGTTTGAATTGTTTAAAAATGGGACGGGCCTTGAGTTGTTTTAAGCATGGGACGTACCTCAATTAATTCTTTTACATTACCCACCTTTGGGCCAAGTGAAAATGGGCTGCTAGCATGGTTGAAAGGCCTACCATGCTCTCTATTACTGATATTTGCAATTGGACTGGCATCATGCCCACATGGACTGGAGTTGGGATGTGACTGAACCACCATGCCCAAATATAACTGACAGACTAGCAGGGCATTCCTCTGCCAATATATCAATCTTTGGAAAAGAGCCAAGTGTGGCTGGGACAAATCTGTGCTACCAGACATGTGTAAATCAACCAACATCAATTAGCCATGATGGCATAAATCAGTCGTGTGTCAGGGTCAGTCTTTAGGTGCACAGCCAAAGAAGCTCTGAAAACTATAGCAAATTAGGGGCAAATTTGCTACATTGCTACATTAAGCTATGATTTGACCACATTGATTAACTCTTACAAATTTTTAACCACTTCTCTTAACAAAATACAGTCAAATTGTATCAATGCATTTTCAGTTTTGGTTGGAGTGCTAAGAGAGCTTACTGTGTTCTCTTAAGTCACAGAAAATGGCTAAATCACCATGcagattattatatatttgtttaaaagaaTTCACTTGCAGTTAGACCATTAATTCGGAATCTCCAGTACATAAATACTCAAAATATCAGGTAAGGAACATTTTTTCTTAGTATTTCACGTATTCTGCAGCTGGTGGATTATCAGATAGCATGTTACCTAGGGAACATAGCAATATCTGTTTTTGCATGAAGACTACATAGTCATCCTAAGCAACCTATAATgttctttttctccatatatatttatatcattttaattaattaattaaaatgttcaattttattaaattaaataaatacttgaATCATTCATATTAATAAAACTGATGGTTTTTTTAATGGTCTGTTGACcattattttgattattatttattatatgctTACTATAAATACACATCAATT encodes:
- the LOC131367233 gene encoding seizure 6-like protein, with the translated sequence MCTRLVMPITRSVESRALRAAVWVGFMCGIILTQDEAVQTTPLTSHAVFQGAIPRESQDQKRIRPHKGVKIPTDLLPMLEKNTDSGHNHETLPVRKMLLDKALRPTWSPVEALETPTTLNTNNPTTAAQAASESKPPLTSLVNTTMEMKAEPDFPPVASSCMINYSDPEGYIDSSDDLPIPDGAFLQCTYTVTVYTGYGVELQVKSVNLSDGEQLSIRGVDKDGTLLVLANQTLLVEGQVIRSPTNTMSVFYRSLPEGSMGTFQLHYQLFHLSCPLPRRPHFGEVSVLDLRPGGTAHFSCHMGYHLQGATILTCLNASLPAWNQHEPSCKALCGGTVKNATVGRVLSPSPRVSSNNTLDRSCSWSLEAPSGQRLHLHLERMILGPTDRLVLWSGLDAGSVVLFDSDRGVPLPFEGVISEGPAVRIQFITDKPNSQNTGFSIHYEAFEKGHCYEPYIQNGNFSTTDPTYGVGAIVQFSCEPGHSLEQGPPVIECINTRDPYWNDTEPLCKALCGGDLSGPSGLILSPNWPDWYGEGEDCSWRIHVGEEKRILLDVQLLNLSNSDMLTILDGDEVNAHILGQYVGGNSPFKLTSSTPDLTITFHSDPAGLVFGKGEGFIINYMEVSHNDSCPDLPEIQNGWKTTSHTALVRGTRITYQCDPGYDLVGRETLICQLDLSWSTQPPFCEKIMYCTDPGHVENSLRTLSDPKLLVGATIQYSCNLGYILQGGAILTCYGREPGTPVWTSHLPHCILEESVSCENPGLPDNGYQILYKRLYLPGESLNFMCYQGYELIGEITIKCILGNPSFWSGPLPKCKANHECTGNHALEVAEATAESSLDGGSMALAIFILVLLLSVFLGGTYIYVRRCHSNLRLPLMYPHPYRQITVETEFDNPLYDTGGDTREYEVSI